CAACGTACCGATTTTTAGAAAGGCCCGAATTGAATACCAGTTTTCGTACCGTGTACCAGAGGTACCGCGTTCCATGTGACTATGGTCATGAACCGATGGCATCATCAAATTTGGCTAACAATATTACCAAATCTAACGGCAAATTTGTCGGTTTCATTGATGTCAACTAAAagtctaaaaaaaactaaaagtctAATTCAAGTCGGTTTCATTGATTGTCAACTAAAAGTCTAATTCAACAATACTTGAGGGCACACACAGATAACGTCAATAAATAAACAATTTGACAAAGACCAATCCATATCTTCTTTGTAATTTAATAATTGAATGAATGCTACAGTCGCCAACAGAAAACTTCGTATATCATTGTCTTCTTAAAAATATTATATGGCCAACAGATATACTACAATCAATAGAATCACCCAATTGCAACATCTTTAACACACAATTCATCTATAAATGGTCCAATTCATTAGTCTTAATTAACCTATATAAACAATTTCCGCAAATCACTTGTTTCTTCATTCATGGATCGATTTCAAGATCTTCCTCATGATATTGCACTTCAATGCTTTATTCGAGTTCCTTTCAATCAGTTTCATACTATCCGATCAGTATGTAAGGCTTGGAAAGCTGAGGTTCACTTGCCTGAGCTTCTCCGGCTCCGGAATTCCACCGGAAAAGCTCAATCTCTCGTGGTTCTCTCTCAGGCGAAGATGAACCCGGCCGGAAAAAGGAAGTGTTTGGATGTTCCGGTGTACCGGTTGGTTGTTTTCGAGCCGGAGACGGGTAGCTGGTCGGAGATGCCGTGTTTACCGGAGTTTGAAAACGGGTTGCCGTTGTTTTGTGGGATGGTTGCTGTCGGGTCGGATCTTGTTGTTATGGGCGGGTATGATCCACGGACTTGGGACTGTCTTaatttggtttttatttttgattttttgtcGTCCAAGTGGCGTCGTGGTGCTGACATGCCTGGTGGGCCCAGATCGTTTTTCGGTTGTGCGAGTGATGGTGATCGGACGGTGTTTGTTGCCGGTGGGCATGATCTCGAAAAAAACGCGCTTAAAACCGTATGGGCGTATGACGTGACGAACGATAATTGGACCCAATTACCTGACATGGCAAAAGAGCGTGATGAGTGTGAATGCTTGTTCTACCGTGGCAAGTTCCATGTCATCAATGGATATTCAACAAACATGCAAGGTCAGTTCCATCAGAGCATTGAGGTATTTGACACGTCTGCCAGAAAGTGGTCAGAAAGCAATGGCGTGTTATCAGAGACCACGAACACTCCCCAAATTTATGTCGAAGGTACCGATAAAAAACTATACACATGTCATGCTAATGACGTGGTCGTGCTAGAAGATGACATGTGGCAGTTTGTTGCAAGACTACCTGCTGAGGTGACAAACATGCAGTGCCTAGTATCGTTCCTTGGACATCTCTTGTTGATCGGTACACCAAAATACGGAGAGCCTAGTAATGCTTATAAGGTGGACTTAAATAAACGTGTATGGACGAAACTCCAAACACCGGTCGAGTATTCTGGTCATGTTGACTCTGGTTGTTGGTTGATTATTTGAATTCTGAATGATATAAAATGCTAAAAAAACTGCATATATGAAAAGATTACATTATGGTATTAGTCCGAGGGGTATGGTcgggcgtgggttgggggcatggtGCTACACGTGGAGTATGGGGCACCCAAGAccaaaagccaatttcaaaggggtatggtggggcgtggctgGGTGGCGTGGCTAGTGCTCTTGGCCAATGAAGTTTCACCATGTCATGTgggtagccccgcccaacgcccgggctgaatcccacgccaatggggccacgcccaaacccaagcccacccggggtggtgacttcgGCGTTTCTCTCAATCCCCCGCCCCACACCCATAGTCTTACGCTTtgttcccgagttaacttaacGAGGGATAAGAAGAGAAAGtaaaagtgagaaaggaaaggacgagaaaggaaaaaaaaagatgaCTTTCCCACCGCTTCCTCCCAaatcggaaggaaagaaaaattaaagaatttagcctagttttcctgtcatttccttccttaaatgaaactcgggaacacgacatgttttattttcctttcttttccttccttaaatgaaactctggaacacaaaatatttttactttctttctgtttcctttcctttccttcTGGAACATAGTGTTAGTAGAGCTTCAAACAATAAAGATATACAACTTTGAATCTGACATGTAAAGTTATAGTCCTAGGAATCGGATACGATCACAAGTGGGGAAAAATTAACCTAATGAGTTTGTATTTGTTTTGTCTCATGTAATCTAAACATGTAAACAAAAGACATCAtaatatctcatgttatcaaacCTATTTGTATATGCCTAAGTGGCTATTACGACTAGGGCTGTTCATGAGACAAGCCGAGCGGACCTTTAatcgtgcttggctcgtttacaaactgaACCGAGCGGAGTGGCTCATTTAAACCGAGCCTAAAATCAAGTGAGCATTTTCcgagcagtaaataaatattctGAGCAGgcgtcgagcgaagttcgagcgatCTGGACAGGCTGTGTCGCGAGATTTAAATTTGTGAGAGAGATAGTGACGATgttgggtctcaagtttttatgtctttaaaaaaggcacatttcatggcataatatttttcttataaataacaatgttgtggccgacgagtCAACGATCATATTGTACGAACAATGACGTTGAGAGCAGGAGACGACcgacttagggtaacgacatgaaacattgaggcgatgaATAGACTGTCGTTTatcggtttagggtttaacttttagaaTTGATAAGAAATTTTTAAATTGGCGTGCTTGGGTTAGTACGTATAaatatagttgtaaatttgtatatagtggaccaaaatctaatagatAAGTTTAATTTATGCtgaagtatgtatgtatgtctgtgtaatgtgtgtatgtataatttatatgtgtatatatatgcatatccatgtttatatatgtatatatatatatatatactaatttaaaatgataattcgagccgagcggacctttgcacatatttggctcgtttacaaatcgaaccaagcagagcggctcgtttacaaccgagcgtcaaatcgaacgagcattttccaAGTAATTTCCGAGCGAGCGGCAAGCGATTTGAACAGCCCTAATTACGACTATCAGGGCTGTGAAATAGTTGTTGTAAACTGATTGAAGATGGACAAAAACATACACGTAATACGCACTCTCATGTTTGCGAACAATGAAAGACATGCATAATTTAGCTTGCATCGTCTAATCCTTATCGACCACTTACCAGGCCGTATGCAACGTTATTGAACAACCACATGACTAGTGAATGACTTATGTATTAGCCATTGCTGCTTTAAATTACAATTACAATGAATATCCATCATACCCGATGATGGATATTCCTAAGAAAATACAATATGGCCCCTCTACTTTTACTAAGTTTATTATTTAAACCTTACACTTTTTAGTTTTCTTACGTTGATTTTTATCGTTTTGATTTAGTTATTATTTTTACGATAATTGTTTTTTATGTTTCGATCTAAATTTTACAAGTTAACACGCTACgacgtgtgtggttcaacattgTTACGTTTATTTATTATGGTTTCACTATCACGTCGCAATGCGCATATCCTAAgtcaacttagttattcttttatatgttttacattttgatTTAATTTGTGCGAGTTAACACGCCACAATGTGCCCACATAATTCAGTATTGTTACTTCtcctttttttatatttaatggtTCCGCTGCAAAGTGGGGTCCAAAATACTAGTTATAATATAAGACTATTGGGTATGGGCTTCGGCACAGGgccgtccccccccccccctccttaGGCCAGTCGCACACCGCCCCCTAGGGGCCCGGCTCGGCACTTCCGTCACAATTATAACGCCGGAGACGGGGCTAAAGTGGTGGGCCCCCTTtacttcttctctctctctctctccttaatatatattattttttattaaagtgGGTAGTCCCCCTACACCCTTGGGTAGTCCCCAAGAGGATGCTTCTCCTCCCGTGAGGACGTGACGTCTACGTGGCGGGTAGTCTCCAAGAGACTATCCAAACCATACCCACCGGTCAAAGAGATTATCATTGAAAACAGAATCCTGCGCTTCGGATTGGCTCATAATTCTATGTTACTAATCTAACGGCGTATCTATGGGTTTCATTCCTTTGGGGGATCATAAAATAATGTCAACTGGGCACATACAACGTTTTGACAATCCGACAAAGACACCATCCAGTGGATCACAAAACATGTCAAAACTTTATAAATGCAACAGCCGCCAACAgatattttcaatatcaaattGGTGCCCAAGCGGCCAACAGATCATCCAGTTGCATTCATCTATTAGAGGACCCGGGGCGGTCATCTTTAACGCGTGATGGGCAAAAGTATAACGCGTGGAAGTTCATTTTTTCCACCCCGCCTCATTTACATAACGCGTTATACATTAACGCAAACCATTTTCCGTTATTTCCTTCACGCGTTATCATTTTGGTTTGTGAgggtatttgttggttggggggaaattgttgggtgtggtggtgagtgatgaccacccctactaaaaatggttgtgagtgatggaaaaatggtcaatgacatggcgaaacttgattggtgcttgtgagtgataaattctatcactagtgaaccacccctagtcccctaagtAGTCCAATCACAAGTTCAATTCATTCAATTAACAGTTTCTACAAATCACTTGTTTCATCATTCATGGATCGGTTTCAAGATCTTCCTCATGATATTGCACTTCAATGCTTTATTCGAGTTCCTTTCAATCAGTTTCATACTATCCGATCAGTATGTAAGGCTTGGAAAGCTGAGGTTCACTTGCCTGAGCTGCTCCGGCTCCGGAATTCCACTGGAAATGCTCAATCTCTCGTGGTTCTCTCTCAGAAGAAGGCGAATCCGGCCGGAAAAAGGAAGTGTTCGGATGTTCCGGTGTACCGGTTGGTTGTTTTGGAGCCGGAGACGGGTAACTGGTCGGAGATGCCGTGTTTACCGGAGTTTGAAAACGGGTTGCCGTTGTTTTGTCGGATGGTTGCTGTCGGGTCGGATCTTGTTGTTATGGGCGGGTACGACCCACGGACTTGGGACTGTCTTAATTCggtttttatttttgattttctgTCGTCCAAGTGGCGTCCTGGTGCTGACATGCCTGGTGGGCCCAGATCGTTTTTCGGTTGTGCGAGTGATGGTGATCGGACGGTGTTTGTTGCCGGTGGGCATGATCTCGAAAAAAACGCGCTTAAATCCGTATGGGCGTACGACGTGACAAACGATAATTGGACCCAATTACCTGACATGGCAAAAGAGCGTGACGAGTGTGAATGCTTGTTCTACCGTGGCAAGTTCCATGTCATCAATGGGTATTCAACAAACATGCAAGGTCAGTTCCATCAGAGCATTGAGGTATTTGAGACGTCTGCTAGAAAGTGGTTAGAAAGCAATGGCGTGTTATCAGATACCACACACCCTCCAAAAATTTATGTTGAAGGTACCGATAAAAAGCTATACACGTGTCATGCTAATGACATAGTCGTGGTAGAAGATGACACTTGGCGGTCTGTTGCAAGACTACCTGATGAGGTGACAAACATGTCGTACCTAGTATCATTCCCTGGACATCTCTTGTTGATCGGTACGCCAAAATACGGAGAGCCTAGCAATGCTTATAAGATGGATTTAAATGAGCGTGTATGGACGAAAGTCCACGTACCAGTTGAGTATTCTGGTCATGTTGAGTCTGCTTGTTGTTTGATTATTTGAATTCCAAATGATGTAAAATGCTAAAAAACTGTATATATCAAAAGATTACGTTATGGTATTAGGTAGAGCTTCAAACAATAAAGATATAAAACTTTGAATCCGACATGTAAAGTTATAGTCGTAGGAATCGGATACGATCATAAGTGGGAAAAAATTAACCTAATGAGTTTGTATTTGTTTTGTCTCATGTAATCTAAACAGAAGACATCAtaatatctcatgttatcaaacCTATTTGTATACACCTAACTGGCTATTACGACTAGGGTTGTTCACAAGCTTAGCCGAACCAAACAAACATTTGTTCGTGCTTGCTTGTTTACAAATTAAACCGAGCAGACCTTTAAAGTTCTGTACATAAAAGAATACAAGTACTTTTCAAGCATAAAAGACAAAATTACTTGTATTCGAAATAATTAAAGTTTATGAATTTCATGCTAATTTTATATTCAAGCATAAAAGGCAAAATTACTCGTATTCAAAATAATTAAAATTTATGAATTTCATGCTAATTTCATTAAAgttattaattatattatttttgtttagTTCTTTTTTTTAACGACTCAAATTACACCAAATATATCTTTAACAGGTTCAAACTCTTAACTTTAAAAGGAGCGACATGTTAACCCACATCTTTACCAAGTAAACCGAGCCAAATTTATGATTCTATCATAGTATACATGGTACATCCCCTACATGGTACATCCCCTTCCTTTCTGGCtagtattaaaaaaataattcCTATCTATAATTTCCTATTTGTAATTTGTGCGAGCCTTTTCACTTTTCATTTTTCTTGACtcataattttcatttttttttacaaatcatATCCCTAACAAAATACAATATGGCCCCTCTACTTTTATTAAGCTTATTATTTAAACCTTACACTTTTTACTTTTTTTCACGTTGTTTTTTATCGtttcgacttagttattatttttacgataattgtattttatgtttCGATCTAAATTttacaagttaacatgttacgagcgtgtgtggttcaacattgTTACGTTTATTTATTACGGTTTCACGATCCCGTCGCAATGCGCATGTCCTAAGTCAAATTAGTtattcttttatatgttttacattttgatTTAATTTGTGCGAGTTAACACGCCACAATGTGCCCACATGATTTAGTATTGTTACGTCTACCTTTTTATATTTAATGGTCCCGCTGCAAAGTGCGGGTcctaatctatacatataataaagtaaaccaatttTGAGACACATGTCAATCAATGAGACTATCTAGAAATCTATTTTCCCTCCTAAAATATTATCCCTTTAGTTTCATAGTTAACCCTAAattcaacaacaataataatcatCTCACGTAtcaatttaattttattattatttatccgtttaaaaaacatataaaagcaaatgtttataaattatatatattttatagtaaaGATAAGTTTATAATTTCAAAGTAGAAAAATTACTTTAAAAACATAATCAACTTCAAATGGTTAATACCTTATCAACTTCAAACGTAATCAACTACTAATATATTTAGATTATTATAACAAAAATATTAGCAtcagaacaaaaaaaaaacatattcatTTATCGAACAACCAATTGATGAAAAACAATAGatttatgaatataaaacacgtattagtaattaaaaattatattaaaataaaatactaTATAAATTAATATTGTAAGATGAAAGGAGAGGTTGTCACGTGACATTATTTgaaattctttattttattttattttattttattttattttattttataatttgacatattaaataaaagaaaaagtttaaggaaccccgtgtattgtacgggttgaataaatgtaattttatataccaaattcaTACTATAAATAAACTAATATGTGACACGTATCATTCATTGGAGtcatctattttttatttttctaaagaaaattaaaaacatcttatcttaaattaacaattttaaATTCGAAGATAATACTTTGTTAGAAAAATAGAAGGATTATATTTCAAATTCAAAGTAGGATACGATTTAATATTAATCTagtatttaattaatataagataactATACAAAAGAGGCGGGAAAACAGAAAATTAGATGGTTCCAATAAATGACATGTGTCACACATTGGTTTACTTATCTCTTTAGTTTCATAGATAatcctaaattaaaaaaaaataacccTAAAATCTTGGTAATAGTTAATcctaatttcaaaaaaaaaaaaaaaaaaatcctgaaatcttagtAACAACTTTCCAAATCTTCAAATAATACATTTAATGAAAATATTCGTAAATTATCATTATTCATGttacatcttttttttttaaacattgaGTGTCTTTGTAATTTACATCCATTCTATCTTTTTATTTATCATTAAATTTAAATGTAATGTAACACGTAAATACAATAATAcgtattatataatatatttatttttgtattatttttagcGACAGTTTGATTACATTCTTCTCTGATAAATTTTATAATACTAACATACATCATCTTTATATTAACTTATTTATGTCAATTGGTAATAAATGTCTCCCTGTTTAGTTTGTATTTACGATAAATATTTATTaaatagtttaaattgttcaatccgtgtaacacacggggaactaacctagttacTAATATAAGAGATTTTCATTTAAAACAGAATCCTGCGCTTCGGATTGGCTCACAATTCTATGTTACTAATCTAACGGCGTATCTATCGGTTTCATTCCTGCCTTGGGGGGATCATAAAATAATGTCAACTGGGCACATACAACGTTTTGACAATCCGACAAAGACACCATCCAGTGGATCACAAAACATGTCAAGCTTTATAAATGCAACAGCCGCCAACAgatattttcaatatcaaattGGTGCCCAAGTGGCTAACAGATAGGAATGATCATCCGTTTGCATTCATCTATAAGTAGTCCAATCACAAGTTCAATTCATTCAATTAACAATTTCTACAAATCACTTGTTTCTTCATTCATGGATCGGTTTCAAGATCTTCCTCATGATATTGCACTTCAATGCTTTATTCGAGTTCCTTTCAATCAGTTTCATACTATCCGATCAGTATGTAAGGCTTGGAAAGCTGAGGTTCACTTGCCTGAGCTTCTCCGGCTCCGGAATTCCACTGGAAAAGCTCAATCTCTCGTAGTTCTCTCTCAGGCGAAGATAAACCCGGCCGGAAAAAGGAAGTGTTTGGATGTTCCGGTTGGTTGTTTTCGAGCCGGAGACGGGTAGCTGGTCGGAGATGCCGTGTTTACCGGAGTTTGAAAACGGGTTGCCGTTGTTTTGTGGGATGGTTGCTGTCGGGTCGGATCTTGTTGTTATGGGCGGGTACGACCCACGGACTTGGAACTGTCTTAGTTCggtttttatttttgattttctgTCGTTCAAGTGGCGTCGTGGTGCTGACATGCCCGGTGGGCCCAGATCGTTTTTTGGTTGTGCTGCCGACGGTGAGCGGACGGTGTTTGTTGCCGGCGGGCATGATCTCGAAAAAAACGCGCTGAAATCCGTATGGGCGTATGACGTGATGAACGATAATTAGACCCAATTACCTGACATGACAAAAGAGCGTGACGAGTGTGAATGTTTGTTCTACCGTGGCAAGTTCCACGTCATCAATGGGTATCCAACAAACATGCAAGGTGAGTTCCACCAAAGCATCGAGGTATTTGACATGTTAGCTAGAAAGTGGTCAGAAAGTAACGGTGTGTTATCAGAGAGCACGGATACTCCTGAAATTTGTGTTAAAGGTACTGATAAAAAACTATACACATGTCGTGCTAATGATGTGGCCATGCTAGAAGATGACACGTGGCAGTCTGTTACAAGACTACCTGCTGAGGTGACAAACATGCAGTGCCTAGTATCGTTCCTTGGACATCTCTTGTTGATTGGTACACCAAAATACGGAGAGCCTAGTAATGCTTATAAGATGGACTTAAATAAGCGTGTATGGACGAAAGTCCACGTACCGATCCTCTGGTCATATTGAGTCCGGTTGTTGtttgattatataaatttataaaatgCTAAAAATGTGTATATATCAAAAGATTAGAGTATGGCCTTAGATAGAGCTTCAAACAATAAAATACAAGTTTGTATCTCACATGTACATATATAGTCATAGGAATCGGATAAGATTAAAAGTGGGGAATAATAATTTAAAtgattttgtatttgtttttggCTCATTTGATCTAAACATGTAGACATAAGATATGTTATTTCATGTTATTAAACCTGTTTGCAATGACGGATTTAGAAATAAGCTTTAAGGGGTAACATTTAAACTTTTCTTTTTTATAAGGGTagcaaaataaaaataaaaaacgttAAAAATTTCCAAACCTTACACTATCATCGAAGACCTTTCTCTCTAGCTATATCCGCCCCTGCCT
This is a stretch of genomic DNA from Helianthus annuus cultivar XRQ/B chromosome 16, HanXRQr2.0-SUNRISE, whole genome shotgun sequence. It encodes these proteins:
- the LOC110918909 gene encoding F-box/kelch-repeat protein At1g15670-like encodes the protein MDRFQDLPHDIALQCFIRVPFNQFHTIRSVCKAWKAEVHLPELLRLRNSTGKAQSLVVLSQAKMNPAGKRKCLDVPVYRLVVFEPETGSWSEMPCLPEFENGLPLFCGMVAVGSDLVVMGGYDPRTWDCLNLVFIFDFLSSKWRRGADMPGGPRSFFGCASDGDRTVFVAGGHDLEKNALKTVWAYDVTNDNWTQLPDMAKERDECECLFYRGKFHVINGYSTNMQGQFHQSIEVFDTSARKWSESNGVLSETTNTPQIYVEGTDKKLYTCHANDVVVLEDDMWQFVARLPAEVTNMQCLVSFLGHLLLIGTPKYGEPSNAYKVDLNKRVWTKLQTPVEYSGHVDSGCWLII
- the LOC110916539 gene encoding F-box/kelch-repeat protein At1g15670-like encodes the protein MDRFQDLPHDIALQCFIRVPFNQFHTIRSVCKAWKAEVHLPELLRLRNSTGNAQSLVVLSQKKANPAGKRKCSDVPVYRLVVLEPETGNWSEMPCLPEFENGLPLFCRMVAVGSDLVVMGGYDPRTWDCLNSVFIFDFLSSKWRPGADMPGGPRSFFGCASDGDRTVFVAGGHDLEKNALKSVWAYDVTNDNWTQLPDMAKERDECECLFYRGKFHVINGYSTNMQGQFHQSIEVFETSARKWLESNGVLSDTTHPPKIYVEGTDKKLYTCHANDIVVVEDDTWRSVARLPDEVTNMSYLVSFPGHLLLIGTPKYGEPSNAYKMDLNERVWTKVHVPVEYSGHVESACCLII